One Blastocatellia bacterium DNA window includes the following coding sequences:
- a CDS encoding methylmalonyl-CoA mutase family protein yields the protein MAESERKTRFETPSHIELKTVYRPEDIAHLDPERDLGDPGAYPFTRGIYPTMYRGRLWTMRQYAGYATARESNRRYKYLLEQGQTGLSVAFDLPTQMGLDSDNPLAEGEVGKVGVAIDTLADMEVLLDGIPLEKVSTSMTINATAAILLAMYLAVARKQGVSWDRLSGTVQNDILKEYIARGTYIYPPEPSLRLVTDIFEFCAREVPRWNVISISGYHIREAGATAVQELAFTFGNALTYVEAACRRGLAVDEFAPRLSFFFNVHNHFLEEIAKFRAARRLWARLMKERFGARDPRSLMLRFHAQTAGSTLTARQPEVNVIRVTLQALAAVLGGTQSLHCNARDEALALPTEDSALLALRTQQVIAYESGVADTVDPLAGSYAIESLTTEIEQRVLDYLKRIEALGGMLRAIERGWVQKEIQDAAYEYQRAIESGEQVIVGINRFVLSEERPIPVFRIDPSIEQEQRQSLARIKAARDSVRVTRALRALEDVARSQENLMPAIINAVEAYATVGEISDALRRVFGEYHEAAARTAPLS from the coding sequence ATGGCGGAGAGCGAGAGAAAAACGCGATTTGAGACGCCATCGCATATCGAGCTAAAAACCGTCTATCGGCCCGAGGACATAGCTCATCTCGATCCCGAGCGCGATCTCGGCGATCCGGGCGCCTATCCCTTCACCCGGGGAATTTATCCGACAATGTATCGCGGGCGACTCTGGACGATGCGTCAATATGCCGGTTACGCCACGGCGCGGGAATCAAATCGCCGATACAAGTATCTCCTGGAGCAAGGACAGACCGGCCTGAGCGTCGCTTTCGATCTGCCGACGCAGATGGGTCTGGATTCGGATAACCCTCTGGCCGAAGGCGAGGTCGGGAAAGTGGGGGTTGCCATTGACACGCTCGCCGATATGGAGGTCCTGCTGGACGGAATTCCTCTGGAGAAGGTCTCGACCTCCATGACCATCAACGCGACGGCTGCGATTTTACTGGCGATGTATCTGGCCGTAGCCCGGAAGCAGGGCGTGTCCTGGGATCGGCTGAGCGGAACTGTTCAGAATGACATCCTCAAAGAATACATCGCTCGGGGAACGTATATTTATCCCCCAGAACCGAGCCTTCGGCTGGTGACCGATATCTTTGAGTTCTGCGCCCGAGAGGTGCCTCGATGGAACGTGATCTCGATCTCCGGCTATCACATCCGCGAAGCGGGCGCGACGGCCGTGCAGGAACTCGCCTTCACCTTCGGGAACGCTCTCACCTACGTCGAAGCGGCCTGCCGACGGGGACTGGCCGTTGACGAATTTGCTCCTCGCCTCAGTTTCTTCTTCAACGTCCACAACCACTTTCTCGAAGAAATTGCCAAATTCCGAGCGGCCCGCCGACTGTGGGCCCGGCTGATGAAAGAGCGGTTTGGAGCGCGCGATCCCCGCTCCCTGATGCTGCGCTTTCACGCCCAGACGGCGGGTTCAACTCTCACGGCCCGGCAGCCGGAAGTCAACGTCATCCGAGTGACCCTCCAGGCCCTCGCCGCCGTTCTCGGAGGAACACAATCTCTCCACTGCAACGCGCGCGATGAAGCTCTTGCTTTACCCACTGAAGATTCAGCTCTGCTGGCACTGCGCACCCAGCAGGTCATCGCTTACGAATCTGGCGTCGCTGACACCGTTGATCCTCTGGCCGGGTCATACGCGATCGAAAGCCTGACGACTGAGATCGAACAGCGCGTCCTCGATTACTTGAAGCGCATCGAGGCCCTCGGCGGAATGCTCCGCGCGATTGAACGAGGCTGGGTGCAAAAGGAAATTCAGGATGCAGCCTACGAATATCAACGTGCCATTGAATCAGGCGAGCAGGTCATCGTGGGCATCAATCGTTTCGTTTTGTCCGAGGAGCGGCCGATCCCCGTCTTTCGTATTGATCCTTCCATCGAGCAGGAGCAGCGACAATCACTGGCTCGTATCAAGGCAGCGCGCGATTCCGTTCGTGTGACACGCGCCCTCCGCGCTCTCGAAGACGTTGCTCGGAGTCAAGAGAACCTCATGCCTGCAATAATCAATGCCGTGGAAGCCTACGCCACCGTAGGCGAGATCAGCGATGCCTTGCGCCGCGTCTTTGGCGAATATCACGAGGCCGCCGCACGAACAGCTCCTCTCAGTTAA
- a CDS encoding M36 family metallopeptidase, whose protein sequence is MLPPDIPVMLPPAGRMQWQRLNAVAEGNIDVRWDLNERKPVVLVGKIPSPTGDISETAARQFLADYADLFRVDGSTDNLLLVRQVKSLVATHFVFEQKYQGIPVFGASVAVHFDSEGYIRVVTNDGVQEISLETITPTVTAETAIEAAREHVGLRALRQGEEESADLVVYPLVKPPRLAWHVVLPALVPLGTWEVFIDARTGELINRPQDVNRYREGQGRVYGFVNAVIATQNNKLSDLRDSNTAVPSTSYRLVPLLDLNDTGYLDGLYVSTSATPRVRRAFSRTAQFLYWRADGRFEEVMAYYYIDYSQRYIQSLGFKTVNNRRQIVGVNTIGEDNSFYDPRTKRITFGSGGVDDAEDAEVIWHEYGHAIQDDQVPGFGLSREAGAMGEGFGDYWAASLSAQLSLGFQDECIADWDAISYSDTDPPCLRRVDGKKHYPEDLIGQVHADGEIWSAALWEIRSALGSVKADTVILQSHFFLSRSATFRDGAQALLTAAALLKYSDAEKEQIRSVFRRRGIL, encoded by the coding sequence ATGCTGCCGCCAGACATCCCCGTCATGCTTCCCCCTGCCGGCCGCATGCAGTGGCAACGACTCAACGCGGTGGCTGAAGGGAACATTGACGTTCGATGGGATTTGAACGAGCGGAAACCTGTCGTTCTCGTTGGGAAAATCCCGTCGCCCACCGGTGATATATCGGAGACAGCGGCACGGCAGTTCCTCGCTGACTATGCCGATCTCTTCCGGGTTGATGGGTCAACGGATAATCTCCTGCTCGTCCGCCAGGTAAAAAGTTTGGTGGCAACACATTTTGTCTTCGAGCAGAAGTACCAGGGAATTCCTGTTTTTGGAGCGAGCGTCGCTGTCCACTTCGATTCCGAGGGATATATCCGTGTGGTGACCAATGACGGCGTCCAGGAGATCTCACTGGAGACAATCACTCCCACAGTGACGGCGGAAACGGCCATTGAGGCAGCACGCGAGCACGTGGGTCTCCGGGCGCTCCGTCAGGGAGAGGAGGAATCCGCTGATCTTGTCGTTTATCCTCTGGTGAAACCACCGCGACTGGCCTGGCACGTTGTACTCCCCGCGCTGGTTCCTCTGGGAACCTGGGAGGTTTTCATTGATGCTCGGACAGGGGAGCTGATCAATCGTCCTCAGGATGTGAACCGTTACCGTGAGGGCCAGGGGCGCGTCTATGGTTTCGTCAATGCCGTCATAGCAACGCAAAATAATAAACTCTCGGATCTCCGTGACAGCAACACGGCGGTTCCGTCCACGTCGTATCGGCTCGTTCCCCTCCTCGATTTGAATGACACCGGTTATCTCGATGGACTGTATGTTTCCACCAGCGCGACACCGCGCGTGCGACGGGCTTTCAGCCGCACGGCCCAGTTCCTCTACTGGCGAGCCGACGGTCGGTTTGAAGAGGTCATGGCCTACTACTACATTGATTACAGCCAGCGGTACATTCAAAGCCTGGGTTTCAAAACGGTGAACAATCGTCGGCAGATCGTCGGCGTCAACACCATCGGTGAGGATAATTCGTTTTACGATCCTCGCACCAAGCGCATCACCTTTGGCAGTGGAGGCGTAGATGACGCCGAGGATGCCGAGGTCATCTGGCACGAATACGGTCATGCGATTCAGGATGACCAGGTTCCCGGTTTTGGCCTCTCGCGCGAAGCCGGTGCGATGGGCGAAGGCTTCGGCGACTATTGGGCGGCTTCTCTCAGTGCACAATTGAGTCTGGGATTCCAGGATGAATGCATCGCTGACTGGGATGCCATCTCTTACAGCGACACCGATCCCCCCTGTCTCCGGCGCGTGGATGGGAAGAAGCATTATCCTGAGGACCTGATCGGGCAGGTCCATGCTGATGGGGAGATTTGGTCCGCCGCACTCTGGGAAATTCGTTCAGCTCTCGGCAGTGTGAAGGCCGACACCGTTATCCTGCAATCTCACTTCTTCCTTTCCCGCAGCGCGACATTTCGTGACGGCGCTCAAGCCCTTCTCACGGCGGCCGCACTCTTAAAGTATTCGGATGCCGAAAAAGAGCAGATTCGGTCTGTTTTTCGTCGCCGCGGTATTTTGTAA
- the pfp gene encoding diphosphate--fructose-6-phosphate 1-phosphotransferase, which translates to MTTAAKSSATPRLGILVGGGPAPGINGVISAVALEAGNRGCQVVGIYDGFSWLMKGNIEHVTFLERDVVSRIHFQGGSILNTSRANPTKTTEDLDRVIHSLEALQIRYLVTIGGDDTMFAASRVAERAQGKIRVCHVPKTIDNDLPLPGETPTFGFETARQLGFELVRNLMEDSRTTNRWYFVVVMGRSAGHLALGIGKAAGATLIIIPEEFPGPVHLDTIADVLEGAILKRRARWQRRDGVAIIAEGLLERIPEAELTQIEGVRITRDEYGHLRLAEMDLAHILKTVVERRFAARGDSIAIVHKSIGYEVRSAPPVAFDCEYVKTLGYGAVEFLLNPPPQWAHLTGALVYVSEGQLTYAPFETLMDPRTGRTQVRLVDVSKPTYRIAREYMIRLEREDFEDPDMLRQLAAAASTPQKAMTPEEFAQRFSHVVTDLRGGV; encoded by the coding sequence GTGACAACGGCGGCGAAATCGTCAGCGACACCGCGCCTGGGAATTCTCGTGGGAGGGGGACCCGCGCCGGGAATCAATGGCGTCATCAGCGCCGTTGCGCTCGAAGCTGGCAATCGAGGATGCCAGGTTGTCGGCATCTATGATGGGTTTTCCTGGTTGATGAAAGGAAATATCGAGCACGTCACCTTTCTGGAGCGAGACGTCGTCTCGCGGATTCACTTTCAAGGTGGCTCTATTTTGAACACCTCGCGGGCCAACCCAACGAAAACCACTGAGGACCTGGATCGCGTCATCCATTCGCTGGAAGCCTTGCAGATCCGCTATCTCGTGACCATTGGGGGCGATGATACGATGTTTGCTGCCAGCCGGGTCGCCGAACGAGCTCAGGGGAAAATCCGCGTCTGTCACGTCCCCAAGACGATTGATAATGACCTGCCTCTGCCGGGAGAAACTCCCACGTTTGGCTTTGAAACGGCCCGGCAGTTGGGGTTTGAGCTTGTGCGAAACTTAATGGAAGATTCCCGCACGACCAATCGCTGGTACTTCGTGGTGGTCATGGGGCGATCCGCCGGACATCTGGCGCTCGGCATCGGCAAGGCCGCTGGAGCGACGCTCATCATCATTCCGGAGGAGTTTCCCGGTCCCGTGCATCTGGACACGATCGCTGATGTGCTCGAGGGCGCTATTCTCAAGCGCCGCGCTCGCTGGCAACGGCGGGATGGAGTGGCCATTATCGCTGAGGGATTGCTGGAACGAATCCCCGAGGCTGAACTGACACAGATTGAAGGCGTTCGCATCACCCGCGATGAGTATGGCCATCTGCGCCTGGCCGAAATGGATCTCGCCCACATTCTCAAGACGGTCGTGGAACGGCGATTTGCTGCTCGTGGCGATTCGATTGCTATCGTTCACAAGAGTATTGGCTATGAAGTTCGATCTGCTCCTCCGGTGGCTTTCGATTGCGAGTATGTGAAAACACTGGGCTATGGAGCAGTTGAATTCCTTCTCAATCCGCCCCCTCAATGGGCGCATCTGACCGGAGCGCTTGTCTATGTCAGCGAGGGTCAACTCACTTACGCTCCGTTCGAGACGCTCATGGACCCGCGCACCGGTCGGACGCAGGTCCGACTGGTGGATGTGAGCAAACCGACCTATCGCATCGCCCGTGAGTATATGATTCGGCTCGAGCGGGAAGACTTTGAAGATCCCGACATGCTTCGCCAGCTCGCGGCCGCAGCTTCGACGCCGCAAAAGGCCATGACGCCGGAGGAATTCGCTCAACGATTCTCCCATGTGGTGACTGATCTTCGCGGGGGAGTATGA
- a CDS encoding SIS domain-containing protein — translation MLRQQLGPGYFDRAVDLIMAAEKSGGRVHLTGVGKPEYVATYIAALLNSTGTPAYFLHGTEAVHGSAGQVVRGDVVIAISNSGETDELKETVTAVKRIGASIIGVSGHADSWLARHSDVFLFAGVTSEGDPLNLPPRTSVLAEIYVLAALSVALQVCKGLTKQQYNLLHPKGRLGRLSAE, via the coding sequence ATGCTCCGACAGCAGTTGGGACCGGGATATTTTGATCGCGCCGTTGACCTCATCATGGCGGCCGAGAAGAGCGGTGGGCGCGTCCACCTCACCGGGGTGGGAAAACCGGAGTATGTGGCTACCTATATTGCCGCTTTGCTCAACAGCACGGGGACGCCCGCCTATTTCCTGCACGGCACGGAAGCCGTCCACGGCAGCGCCGGTCAGGTGGTTCGCGGCGATGTCGTCATCGCCATCTCCAACAGCGGTGAGACCGACGAGCTGAAAGAAACCGTCACCGCCGTCAAGCGCATTGGAGCCTCCATCATCGGGGTCAGTGGCCATGCCGACTCCTGGCTGGCTCGGCATTCCGATGTCTTCCTCTTCGCCGGTGTCACAAGTGAGGGGGATCCACTCAATCTCCCACCTCGCACCAGCGTGCTGGCGGAGATTTACGTCCTGGCCGCTCTGTCGGTGGCTCTCCAGGTCTGCAAAGGGCTCACCAAACAGCAGTACAACCTTTTGCATCCCAAAGGGAGGCTCGGTCGGCTCTCGGCAGAGTAG
- a CDS encoding M48 family metalloprotease — translation MMRKFKQFIATVTLAAFLSLTFLPPRTSAHRLPQTAPSLAQIVEMSYLDILTLAPTVTINPREVEAFRAQLEKERETKQAALKQEIETLKRQVETEKKKLDALNRRASRDDEAAAKERREIHCQIQRLRKKLVEKEAVERKTIDVNYENKEAKLDLLLRWPQEKQKIDQEIRAGLARQRRFGNVEDIGIREVGEGQEKDIKAGEEAIRELKALGLIPAEFKDEQVESYIRHLAEYIASNSDLRVPVKTTVLLTEEINAFALPGGFLFINTGLILEADTESELAGVIAHEIAHAAARHSHRLSQRAAIASILYQAAQIAAYIATGGVVGLLGYYLLQYGLAGLGLLIDLKLLGVSREFEIEADQLGAQYLWKSGYDPRSFVTFFDKMASKQGYARNTSFFRTHPAFADRIFQSFREFAFLPPKEEYMTDSTEFHQIKDRLKKLAKEALEKEKEKARKRPRLQKEEPCPDDESSPPKKEADTMKPPAADKNLLPGTGLGCPVSFE, via the coding sequence ATGATGAGAAAATTCAAACAGTTCATCGCCACAGTAACACTAGCTGCCTTTCTCTCTCTGACATTCCTGCCCCCGCGAACTTCCGCCCATCGGCTCCCGCAAACGGCTCCGTCGCTCGCGCAAATCGTCGAGATGTCCTACCTGGATATCCTCACGCTGGCTCCCACCGTGACGATCAACCCCCGGGAGGTGGAAGCCTTTCGCGCTCAACTGGAGAAAGAGAGAGAAACCAAGCAAGCTGCTCTCAAGCAGGAAATCGAGACGTTAAAGCGCCAGGTCGAAACGGAAAAGAAAAAGCTTGATGCCCTGAATCGGCGAGCCTCCCGCGACGATGAGGCCGCGGCCAAAGAGCGCCGCGAGATTCACTGCCAGATTCAACGCCTGCGAAAGAAACTCGTCGAGAAGGAGGCCGTTGAGCGAAAAACCATTGACGTCAACTACGAGAACAAGGAAGCCAAGCTCGACCTCCTGCTGCGATGGCCGCAAGAAAAGCAAAAGATTGATCAGGAGATCCGCGCCGGACTCGCCCGCCAGCGTCGCTTTGGAAACGTCGAAGATATCGGCATCCGCGAGGTCGGCGAGGGGCAGGAAAAAGACATCAAGGCAGGAGAGGAAGCCATTCGCGAACTGAAAGCCCTGGGCCTCATTCCCGCTGAGTTCAAGGATGAACAGGTCGAGAGCTACATTCGTCATCTCGCTGAGTATATCGCCAGCAATTCCGATCTTCGTGTTCCCGTCAAAACGACCGTCCTGCTGACGGAGGAAATCAATGCTTTTGCACTTCCCGGTGGATTCCTCTTCATCAACACGGGGCTGATCCTGGAAGCCGATACGGAATCTGAACTCGCTGGCGTCATCGCCCATGAGATTGCTCACGCTGCAGCCCGTCACAGCCATCGTCTCTCCCAACGCGCCGCCATCGCTTCGATCCTCTATCAGGCCGCTCAAATCGCCGCCTACATTGCGACCGGCGGTGTTGTGGGGCTCCTCGGCTACTACCTCTTGCAGTATGGACTGGCCGGACTCGGCTTGCTCATTGACCTGAAACTGCTGGGAGTCAGCCGGGAGTTCGAAATAGAGGCCGACCAGCTCGGCGCTCAATACCTGTGGAAGAGCGGTTACGATCCTCGCTCCTTCGTCACCTTCTTCGACAAAATGGCGAGCAAGCAAGGCTACGCGCGGAACACGAGCTTCTTCCGCACCCACCCGGCGTTTGCCGATCGCATCTTTCAGAGCTTCCGTGAGTTCGCCTTCCTTCCTCCGAAAGAGGAATACATGACCGATAGCACGGAGTTCCATCAGATCAAGGACCGTCTGAAGAAACTCGCCAAGGAAGCTCTGGAGAAGGAAAAAGAGAAGGCCAGGAAACGACCACGGCTGCAGAAAGAGGAGCCCTGTCCGGATGATGAATCCTCACCGCCGAAGAAGGAAGCCGATACGATGAAACCTCCGGCGGCGGATAAGAATCTCCTGCCGGGAACAGGGCTCGGCTGTCCGGTCAGCTTTGAGTGA
- a CDS encoding alpha/beta hydrolase, whose protein sequence is MTCIPALAMVLLGLLMTTPTTMAKSRKKPRLTHRYATVNGVRLHYVTAGKGRTILFLHGFPEFWYAWKNQLEDFGTEYRAVAPDMRGYNLSEKPASVDDYRLSILVEDVKALADHLKAKPFILVGHDWGGVVAWAFALTYPHYLERLIIINAPHPAIFQRELRENPAQQKASQYMLLFRRPDAEQLLSANQYAALVQAVLAQGLQRGYFTEEDRKAYLEAWSQPGALTGGLNYYRAARVGPPSSADDISDTGLNQNLPPGLITVPTLVIWGEQDTALLTGNLNGLDRYVSSLTIHRVADAGHWIVHEKPDLVNSLIRAFIKK, encoded by the coding sequence ATGACATGTATTCCCGCGCTCGCGATGGTCTTGCTTGGCCTCCTGATGACAACCCCGACGACTATGGCGAAATCTCGTAAAAAACCTCGACTCACCCATCGCTACGCCACCGTCAACGGCGTCCGCCTCCACTACGTCACCGCCGGCAAAGGACGAACCATCCTCTTCCTTCACGGTTTCCCCGAGTTCTGGTACGCCTGGAAAAATCAACTGGAAGACTTCGGCACGGAATACCGGGCTGTGGCTCCCGATATGCGAGGATATAACCTCTCGGAAAAACCAGCCTCCGTTGACGACTATCGCTTGAGCATCCTCGTCGAAGACGTTAAAGCTCTCGCCGACCACCTCAAAGCGAAGCCGTTTATCCTCGTCGGTCACGATTGGGGAGGCGTCGTGGCCTGGGCCTTCGCTCTGACGTACCCTCATTATCTGGAGAGGCTCATCATCATCAACGCTCCTCATCCGGCGATCTTTCAACGGGAGTTACGAGAGAACCCCGCCCAACAAAAGGCCAGTCAATACATGCTGCTCTTTCGCCGTCCCGACGCAGAGCAACTTCTCTCGGCCAATCAATATGCTGCGCTCGTTCAGGCCGTTCTCGCTCAAGGACTTCAACGAGGGTATTTCACGGAGGAAGATCGAAAAGCCTATCTCGAAGCGTGGTCGCAACCGGGAGCCCTTACCGGCGGACTGAACTATTATCGTGCTGCCCGCGTCGGTCCGCCCTCGTCGGCTGACGACATCAGTGACACGGGATTGAACCAGAATCTTCCTCCGGGCCTCATCACAGTTCCTACGCTCGTGATCTGGGGAGAGCAGGATACGGCTCTGCTCACGGGAAACCTGAATGGCCTCGATCGGTATGTCAGCTCGCTCACGATCCATCGTGTCGCTGATGCCGGTCACTGGATCGTTCACGAAAAGCCCGACCTGGTTAACTCTTTGATTCGTGCTTTCATCAAAAAGTGA
- a CDS encoding TonB-dependent receptor, with the protein MRRISLLFAIALSLPASAQGSRATIRGTVADPQGAVIINAMCILRDRRSGLELSALTNDRGTFIFTVNPGEYRLTVARSGFATETRDIQVTAGENLAVEVVLSPAPISEQVVVVSGSRQEELRESSTATVWVIPQEAMRDTGYERVGDVLAELPGVLIRPTGRLASSGVAGEQIQGIDSRQVLVLLDGLPLVGARGIKSGIINLNRQSVGRLDRIEVVKGASSALYGSDAIGGVINLITREPRSPLEGNLVISGGSFGTLDVRGGMGFASGKLSGYAEAERHRANDHDLTPTTFDTTSPKFHRNDLLLKLKYELTPRLALSFLGNAYRNTERGRSIGEQGPQVSAAADSMQNYALAAEASLGPLTRLTLRGYFARYDERSEIDVIALPAAIDSVANLNERYARGEAALEQVIGRHQFLQGGIEWSQDQYRGFNRVLGDNAGQQVRMTDIWLQDRLALHDRLVLALGGRYHTHSRYGSHAVPRIGALFRLSESVRVRASFGRGFRAPDLGQLYFRFFNPTNLYQVIGNPNLQPETSRTFQLGTDYNRRGLRLAVNLFRNDVWNLIDTQLLGRPSTPEQLRAIMAQFGIDPSFSPALNRLLFLYRNLTNIRTSGLEADAEWRLPWGFGIAGAYTYLDARDKQTGLYLPQRHRHQGVVRISWGDERIGLRFDMRGTYFSRWWLSPTTRAEGYQIWDLYTAKRLRGGAEVFLAVDNLADSTDPKLKLVPPTFDRADPGRTVRVGFRLELRRSRE; encoded by the coding sequence ATGAGGCGTATTTCTCTGCTCTTCGCAATCGCATTATCCCTTCCGGCGAGCGCGCAAGGATCGCGGGCGACCATTCGCGGGACAGTCGCTGATCCTCAAGGAGCGGTGATCATCAACGCGATGTGTATCCTGCGCGACCGCCGCTCGGGCCTGGAGTTGAGCGCGCTGACAAATGACAGGGGAACGTTCATTTTCACGGTCAATCCCGGAGAGTATCGCCTGACAGTCGCGCGGTCGGGATTTGCGACCGAGACCAGAGACATTCAGGTCACAGCGGGGGAGAACCTGGCAGTGGAAGTCGTGCTATCGCCCGCGCCGATCTCCGAGCAAGTGGTTGTCGTCTCCGGCTCGCGCCAGGAGGAGCTGCGCGAGAGTTCTACAGCCACCGTTTGGGTCATCCCTCAGGAGGCGATGCGCGACACGGGATACGAACGAGTCGGCGATGTGCTCGCTGAGCTGCCGGGAGTTCTCATCCGGCCGACCGGTCGGTTAGCCAGTTCGGGCGTCGCTGGCGAGCAGATTCAAGGGATTGATTCGCGCCAGGTCCTCGTTTTGCTCGATGGGCTGCCGCTTGTGGGCGCGCGCGGCATCAAGTCGGGCATCATCAATTTGAATCGTCAGTCGGTCGGACGACTCGATCGCATCGAGGTAGTCAAAGGAGCGTCTTCGGCGCTCTATGGTTCGGATGCTATTGGAGGGGTCATCAACCTAATCACCCGCGAGCCTCGATCTCCGCTGGAGGGCAATTTGGTCATCTCTGGCGGAAGCTTCGGCACACTTGACGTTCGTGGCGGTATGGGGTTCGCTTCGGGCAAGCTCAGCGGGTACGCGGAAGCCGAGCGACACCGGGCCAACGATCACGATCTGACTCCGACGACGTTCGATACGACCAGTCCAAAATTCCACAGGAATGATTTGCTCCTCAAGCTCAAATACGAGCTGACGCCGCGTCTCGCCTTGAGCTTTCTGGGCAACGCCTATCGCAATACGGAAAGAGGGCGTTCGATCGGCGAGCAAGGGCCACAGGTGAGCGCGGCGGCCGACAGCATGCAGAACTATGCGCTCGCGGCCGAGGCATCGCTCGGGCCGCTCACGCGGCTGACCCTGCGCGGCTATTTCGCCCGGTATGATGAGCGTTCGGAGATTGACGTCATCGCGCTGCCTGCCGCAATAGATAGCGTGGCGAACCTCAACGAAAGATATGCTCGAGGGGAGGCGGCGCTTGAGCAAGTGATCGGTCGGCATCAGTTCTTGCAAGGCGGGATCGAGTGGTCTCAGGATCAGTATCGCGGCTTCAATCGCGTGCTCGGCGACAACGCGGGGCAGCAGGTCAGGATGACGGATATTTGGCTCCAGGATCGGTTGGCGCTTCATGATCGTTTGGTCCTGGCGCTTGGCGGAAGGTACCACACCCATTCTCGCTATGGCTCCCACGCCGTGCCGCGGATCGGCGCCCTCTTTCGGCTGAGCGAGAGCGTCCGCGTGCGCGCCTCGTTCGGTCGCGGCTTCCGCGCGCCGGATCTCGGCCAGCTTTACTTTCGCTTTTTCAATCCCACGAACCTTTATCAGGTCATCGGGAACCCGAACCTGCAACCGGAAACCTCGCGGACATTTCAGCTCGGAACCGATTACAACCGGCGCGGGCTTCGCCTCGCCGTGAACCTCTTTCGCAACGATGTGTGGAATTTAATAGACACGCAACTTCTCGGGCGTCCTTCGACGCCGGAGCAACTGCGAGCGATCATGGCGCAGTTTGGCATTGATCCGAGCTTCAGTCCGGCGCTCAATCGGCTGCTCTTCCTCTATCGCAATCTTACGAACATCCGCACCTCGGGCCTGGAAGCCGATGCTGAATGGCGCTTGCCGTGGGGATTTGGGATCGCGGGCGCTTATACCTATCTGGATGCGCGCGATAAACAAACCGGCCTCTATCTTCCACAACGGCATCGGCATCAGGGCGTCGTGCGAATCTCGTGGGGAGATGAGCGGATCGGGCTCCGCTTTGATATGCGCGGGACATACTTCAGCCGGTGGTGGCTCTCGCCGACGACCCGGGCCGAGGGCTATCAGATCTGGGATTTGTATACAGCGAAGCGGCTCCGGGGAGGCGCGGAAGTTTTTCTGGCGGTGGATAATCTCGCCGACAGCACCGATCCGAAACTGAAGCTCGTGCCGCCGACGTTCGATCGCGCCGATCCCGGGCGCACGGTGCGCGTCGGGTTCAGGCTGGAGTTACGCCGATCTCGGGAATGA
- a CDS encoding CbiX/SirB N-terminal domain-containing protein, which yields MSQRRFDGIQVACLVACLSMVFSGTFSPVSVFGADRERVAVVIVGHGLPAKDFPREKLREFRRLMGQVMEAGGEEKAPAELVARLHALEHEMRRWPRTPQNDPYDAAVRELASRIKQVGGFDVVEVAHNESCGMDVGEAITSAIQKGATRIVVLTTMLIRGGTHAEVEIAQKVEQARKAHPRVKIVYAWPFDGEELTRLFVAQATRFLPAAKAEPEPHK from the coding sequence ATGTCACAACGTCGCTTTGATGGAATACAGGTCGCGTGTTTGGTTGCATGTCTTTCGATGGTGTTTTCAGGGACGTTCTCTCCGGTTAGCGTCTTTGGCGCTGACAGGGAGCGCGTGGCCGTTGTCATCGTTGGACATGGACTTCCGGCAAAGGACTTCCCGCGCGAGAAGCTTCGAGAGTTCCGCCGTCTGATGGGACAGGTCATGGAGGCTGGCGGCGAGGAGAAAGCTCCGGCTGAGCTGGTGGCCCGGCTTCACGCTCTGGAGCACGAGATGCGCCGATGGCCGCGCACGCCGCAGAACGATCCTTACGATGCGGCCGTGCGCGAGCTGGCTTCTCGCATCAAGCAAGTCGGAGGGTTTGACGTCGTCGAGGTCGCGCACAACGAATCCTGCGGGATGGATGTCGGCGAAGCCATCACGAGCGCCATCCAGAAAGGAGCGACCCGCATCGTCGTGCTGACGACGATGCTCATCCGGGGCGGGACTCACGCGGAGGTTGAGATCGCTCAGAAAGTCGAGCAGGCGCGGAAGGCTCATCCCCGGGTGAAGATTGTGTACGCCTGGCCCTTCGATGGGGAGGAACTGACGCGGCTGTTCGTCGCGCAGGCGACGCGCTTTCTCCCTGCGGCGAAGGCGGAGCCCGAACCGCATAAATAG